Proteins encoded in a region of the Megalops cyprinoides isolate fMegCyp1 chromosome 3, fMegCyp1.pri, whole genome shotgun sequence genome:
- the LOC118775331 gene encoding U2 snRNP-associated SURP motif-containing protein-like codes for MADKKGKHVAVKRTLTKKEQEELKKKEEEKAAEVFEEFLASFDSNEKSGVKTFVRGGIVNATKEEEAAEVKKSKIYRPATKFAPLSQNVLSTQSSEVRKPIKKKTEEKKKSNLELFKEELKQIQEEREERYKRKKAEPGGYGDLDIPLSRRSIFDDDPAVPTTTNLYIGCINPKMNEEMLCKEFGKYGPLASVKIMWPRTDEERTRVTNRGFVAFMTRKDAERALAALDGKTVMGFEMKLGWGKAVRIPPQPLYTPIGVLKMSTPPPPSGLPFNAQPRERFRNDFTKPWGRSKEEFEKTLSEAVVKVVIPTERNLLGLIHRMIEFVVREGPMFEAIIMNKEKNNPDFRFLFDNKSHEHVYYRWKLFSILQGESPNEWRTADFRMFRGGSLWRPPLLKPYLHGDEDGSEEPSSPSQEEELKKGQLKAEHRDKLENILRALTPRREDIGDAMVFCLERAEAAEEVVGCIVESLSLLQTPLQKKIARLYLVSDILYNSCAKVANASYYRKYFESKLPQIFGDIGEAYRNIQARLQAEQFKQKVMVCFRAWEDWAIYPESYLIQLQNIFLGLIKAGEEAEERAEVTSPDLDGAPLEDLDGSPMPSMPWDPTSLDGVPVDDIDGVPLGTLQDDIDGMPLDESSDKEKSLPQSRVALSKWERVDDAEVLPKANTESKWDLLEEQDSDDEMNVGADAKEEDGDTGDDSSGEDSSSPSKYDAAEFRSSLSKFELSEDKRTKLRELEVKVMKFQDELESGKRPRKLGMSVQQQVEHYRNKLLQKEFDKDDQDRKTTQKSKERVKKEEKRDKAEDKSKKDKERSRRGNKEASQDRDRNRGRSKDAEEERGRERYRGGSSTSPSSVDLKRAKSKSPKKSKRLRSPSPGRKSKRSSSRSPHRSHKKMKKSKH; via the exons ATGGCagacaaaaaagggaaacatgTTGCTGTCAAACGGACGTTGACTAAAAAAGaacaggaggagctgaagaaaaaG GAAGAAGAAAAGGCAGCAGAGGTTTTTGAAGAGTTTTTAGCATCTTTTGACAGTAATGAGAAAAGCGGAGTGAAGACCTTTGTACGCGGGGGGATCGTGAACGCAACTAAAG AAGAGGAAGCAGCAGAGGTGAAGAAGAGCAAGATTTACCGACCGGCCACGAAGTTTGCACCACTGTCTCAGAATGTTTTATCGACACAGTCCTCTGAAGTCAGGAAGCCT ATTAAAAAGAAgactgaggaaaagaaaaagagtaaTCTTGAACTCTTCAAAGAGGAGCTAAAGCA GATacaagaggagagggaggagaggtaTAAAAGGAAGAAAGCTGAACCTGGAGGCTATGGAGACTTGGACATACCGCTGTCTCGACGATCAA TATTTGATGATGACCCTGCTGTGCCAACCACGACCAATCTGTACATTGGATGCATTAACCCAAAG ATGAATGAGGAAATGCTTTGCAAAGAGTTCGGAAAGTACGGGCCTCTGGCCAGCGTGAAGATCATGTGGCCTCGCACGGACGAGGAGCGCACCAGGGTCACAAACCGTGGCTTTGTGGCCTTCATGACACGCAAAGATGCAGAGAGGGCGCTGGCAGCGCTTGATG GTAAAACAGTTATGGGTTTCGAAATGAAGCTGGGGTGGGGAAAGGCGGTCCGCATCCCTCCCCAGCCCCTGTACACCCCCATAGGGGTTCTAAAAATGTccacgcccccacccccatccgGCCTGCCCTTCAACGCTCAACCCCGAGAGCGGTTCCGGAACGACTTCACTAAGCCCTGGGGCAGGTCGAAGGAGGAATTCGAAAAG ACTCTGTCCGAAGCCGTAGTCAAAGTGGTTATCCCAACAGAAAG AAACCTTTTAGGCCTCATCCACAGGATGATAGAGTTTGTGGTGCGTGAGGGACCCATGTTTGAAGCCATAATtatgaacaaagaaaagaacaacCCTGACTTCAG GTTCCTGTTTGACAACAAAAGCCATGAGCATGTGTACTACCGCTGGAAGTTGTTCTCCATTCTCCAG GGTGAATCCCCCAATGAGTGGAGGACAGCCGATTTTCGGATGTTCCGTGGGGGCTCCCTCTGGCGCCCCCCTCTGTTGAAACCCTATTTACACGGAGACGAGGACGGCAGCGAAGAGCCCTCGTCTCCCTCCCAGGAGGAAGAGCTTAAGAAAGGCCAGCTGAAGGCAGA gCACAGAGACAAGTTGGAGAACATTCTGAGAGCCCTCACTCCGCGGAGGGAGGACATCGGTGACGCCATGGTGTTCTGTCTGGAGAGGGCGGAGGCGGCCGAGGAGGTGGTGGGGTGCATCGTGGAGTCCCTGTCCCTCCTGCAGACGCCTCTTCAGAAAAAG ATTGCAAGATTGTACCTAGTGTCCGATATCTTGTACAACTCGTGTGCCAAAGTTGCCAATGCCTCCTACTATCGAAAATA CTTTGAATCAAAACTGCCCCAGATATTTGGAGACATCGGTGAGGCATATCGAAACATTCAGGCAAGGCTTCAAGCTGAACAGTTTAAG CAAAAGGTGATGGTCTGCTTCAGAGCCTGGGAGGACTGGGCCATCTACCCGGAGTCCTACCTGATCCAGCTGCAGAATATCTTCTTGGGCCTCATCAAGGCCGGGGAGGAAgcggaggagagagcagag GTAACCTCCCCGGACCTGGACGGGGCTCCCCTGGAGGACCTGGACGGTTCGCCCATGCCCAGCATGCCTTGGGACCCCACCAGCCTGGACGGGGTGCCCGTGGACGACATCGACGGGGTTCCCCTGGGCACCCTGCAGGACGACATCGACGGAATGCCTC tggaCGAAAGCTCAGATAAAGAGAAAAGCCTCCCCCAATCCCGAGTCGCCCTGTCCAAATGGGAGAGGGTTGACGATGCAGAGGTCCTGCCCAAAG CTAACACTGAATCAAAATGGGACCTGCTGGAAGAACAGGATTCAGACGATGAGATGAACGTTGG TGCGGACGCTAAGGAGGAGGATGGGGATACAGGGGATGACAGCAGCGGAGAGGACTCCTCCAGCCCGTCCAAGTACGACGCTGCCGAATTCAGAAGCTCCCTGAGCAAATTCGAGCTGTCCGAGGACAAAAGGACGAAGCTGCGGGAGCTGGAG GTGAAAGTGATGAAATTTCAAGATGAGCTGGAGTCAGGGAAGAGGCCCAGGAAGTTGGGAATGAgtgtgcagcagcaggtggagCACTACAGGAACAAGCTGTTACAGaag GAGTTTGATAAGGATGACCAGGACAGGAAGACTACCCAGAAGTcaaaagagagagtgaagaaagaggagaagagagacaaaGCAGAAGACAAGAGTAAAAAGGACAAGGAGAGGAGTAGGAGGGGTAATAAGGAGGCAAGTCAGGATCGAGACAGGAACAGGGGCCGGAGCAAAGAcgctgaggaggagaggggccgAGAACGGTACAGAGGAGGCAGCTCCACCTCCCCTTCCAG TGTTGATTTGAAAAGGGCGAAGTCGAAGTCCCCGAAGAAGTCGAAGCGGCTGCGGTCGCCGTCCCCCGGCAGGAAGTCGAAGAGGTCAAGCTCCCGGTCTCCTCATCGCTcccacaaaaaaatgaagaagagtAAACACTGA